The Rhinoraja longicauda isolate Sanriku21f chromosome 19, sRhiLon1.1, whole genome shotgun sequence genome includes a window with the following:
- the LOC144602500 gene encoding uncharacterized protein LOC144602500 codes for MASLDAECEISTAGQTAAEAQIVELEPGTGSNASTGIGEAAESASRRPGQGVTPTVNPTGDSMGNISSMSNKAAAPPCEPAEARPAEVEAARGDETGCRETPCKPSEAGPSLELQAADTGPIARSTPQPLPKGHAAKSFSASPTKAPGANRAKMTLTGVSKTPNAIQSLAMKLLSVPSCRAGKDAPTMAPAPAPAPSAPAAQDDKPKVHKARKSISRPAQRPVAETRSLPSEWGGAAPAGGVADVEYVAQPPEENPEGHRARKSILKGSFSQSLAEKLSSLPIERVSQLAGGAGGAGEVEHVAQPHDDGPEIHRARKSIMKGGFSQALAMKLASQAHSAASQEVETSVPEYAEVHRARKSHLGASISQGLAGSLPSETIGQGAGDVSMATVERPIPPRGLGEKPKLHRARKSMFKSSSSQVRDRECRAAAQRELGNELE; via the exons ATGGCGTCCCTGGATGCTGAG tgTGAGATCAGCACCGCGGGCCAAACTGCAGCAGAGGCACAGATTGTCGAGTTGGAGCCAGGTACTGGCAGCAACGCAAGTACAG GGATCGGTGAAGCCGCTGAGTCAGCCTCCAGGAGACCGGGCCAGGGGGTGACCCCCACAGTGAACCCCACCGGCGACTCGATGGGAAACATCAGCTCCATGAGCAACAAGGCAGCAGCTCCTCCCTGCGAGCCGGCTGAGGCACGTCCCGCGGAGGTAGAGGCTGCCCGAGGGGACGAGACGGGATGCAGGGAGACTCCGTGTAAGCCCAGTGAGGCCGGTCCAAGCCTGGAGCTGCAGGCCGCTGACACCGGGCCCATCGCCCGCTCCACACCCCAGCCTCTACCCAAAG gTCATGCTGCCAAATCCTTCTCCGCCTCTCCCACCAAGGCTCCGGGGGCCAACCGCGCCAAGATGACTCTCACTGGCGTCAGCAAAACTCCCAACGCCATCCAGAGCTTGGCCATGAAGCTGCTGAGCGTGCCGAGCTGCCGAGCGGGGAAAGATGCCCCCACCATGGCCCCGGCTCCGGCCCCGGCCCCGTCCGCTCCGGCCGCCCAGGACGACAAGCCCAAGGTCCACAAGGCTCGGAAGTCGATATCCCGACCAGCCCAG AGGCCTGTGGCCGAGACGAGGAGCCTCCCCTCGGAGTGGGGGGGGGCGGCGCCGGCGGGGGGAGTGGCGGACGTGGAGTACGTGGCCCAGCCTCCAGAAGAAAACCCAGAGGGCCACAGGGCCAGGAAGTCCATCCTGAAAGGCAGCTTCAGCCAG AGCCTGGCGGAGAAGTTGTCCAGCCTGCCCATCGAGCGTGTGAGCCAGCTGGCCGGGGGGGCCGGGGGGGCCGGGGAGGTGGAGCACGTGGCCCAGCCCCACGACGACGGTCCCGAGATCCACAGGGCCAGGAAATCCATCATGAAAGGAGGCTTCAGCCAG gcctTGGCCATGAAGCTGGCCAGCCAAGCACACAGCGCGGCCTCCCAGGAGGTGGAGACCAGCGTGCCGGAGTATGCGGAGGTTCACCGGGCCAGGAAGTCGCACCTGGGAGCAAGCATCAGTCAG GGCCTGGCGGGGAGCCTGCCGAGCGAGACCATCGGCCAGGGGGCCGGCGACGTTTCCATGGCAACGGTGGAGAGGCCGATCCCCCCCCGGGGACTGGGGGAGAAACCGAAACTTCACCGGGCCAGGAAGTCCATGTTCAAGTCCAGCTCTTCCCAGGTACGTGACAGGGAATGCCGGGCTGCCGCACAGCGGGAACTTGGGaacgagctggagtaa
- the LOC144602501 gene encoding uncharacterized protein LOC144602501, protein MASLDAECEISTAGQTAAEAQIVELEPGTGSNASTGIGEAAESASRRPGQGVTPTVNPTGDSMGNISSMSNKAAAPPCEPAEARPAEVEAARGDETGCRETPCKPSEAGPSLELQAADTGPIARSTPQPLPKGHAAKSFSASPTKAPGANRAKMTLTGVSKTPNAIQSLAMKLLSVPSCRAGKDAPTMAPAPAPAPSAPAAQDDKPKVHKARKSISRPAQRPVAETRSLPSEWGGAAPAGGVADVEYVAQPPEENPEGHRARKSILKGSFSQSLAEKLSSLPIERVSQLAGGAGEVEHVAQPHDDGPEIHRARKSIMKGGFSQALAMKLASQAHSAASQEVETSVPEYAEVHRARKSHLGASISQSLAGSLPSETIGQGAGDVSMATVERPIPPRGLGEKPKLHRARKSMFKSSSSQVRDRECRAAAQRELGNELE, encoded by the exons tgTGAGATCAGCACCGCGGGCCAAACTGCAGCAGAGGCACAGATTGTCGAGTTGGAGCCAGGTACTGGCAGCAACGCAAGTACAG GGATCGGTGAAGCCGCTGAGTCAGCCTCCAGGAGACCGGGCCAGGGAGTGACCCCCACAGTGAACCCCACCGGCGACTCGATGGGAAACATCAGCTCCATGAGCAACAAGGCAGCAGCTCCTCCCTGCGAGCCGGCTGAGGCACGTCCCGCGGAGGTAGAGGCTGCCCGAGGGGACGAGACGGGATGCAGGGAGACTCCGTGTAAGCCCAGCGAGGCCGGTCCAAGCCTGGAGCTGCAGGCCGCTGACACCGGGCCCATCGCCCGCTCCACACCCCAGCCTCTACCCAAAG gTCATGCTGCCAAATCCTTCTCCGCCTCTCCCACCAAGGCTCCGGGGGCCAACCGCGCCAAGATGACTCTCACTGGCGTCAGCAAAACTCCCAACGCCATCCAGAGCTTGGCCATGAAGCTGCTGAGCGTGCCGAGCTGCCGAGCGGGGAAAGATGCCCCCACCATGGCCCCGGCTCCGGCCCCGGCCCCGTCCGCTCCGGCCGCCCAGGACGACAAGCCCAAGGTCCACAAGGCTCGGAAGTCGATATCCCGACCAGCCCAG AGGCCTGTGGCCGAGACGAGGAGCCTCCCCTCGGAGTGGGGGGGGGCGGCCCCGGCCGGGGGAGTGGCGGACGTGGAGTACGTGGCCCAGCCTCCAGAAGAAAACCCAGAGGGCCACAGGGCCAGGAAGTCCATCCTGAAAGGCAGCTTCAGCCAG AGCCTGGCGGAGAAGTTGTCCAGCCTGCCCATCGAGCGTGTGAGCCAGCTGGCCGGGGGGGCCGGGGAGGTGGAGCACGTGGCCCAGCCCCACGACGACGGTCCCGAGATCCACAGGGCCAGGAAATCCATCATGAAAGGAGGCTTCAGCCAG GCCTTGGCCATGAAGCTGGCCAGCCAAGCACACAGCGCGGCCTCCCAGGAGGTGGAGACCAGCGTGCCGGAGTATGCGGAGGTTCACCGGGCCAGGAAGTCGCACCTGGGAGCAAGCATCAGTCAG AGCCTGGCGGGGAGCCTGCCGAGCGAGACCATCGGCCAGGGGGCCGGCGACGTTTCCATGGCAACGGTGGAGAGGCCGATCCCCCCCCGGGGACTGGGGGAGAAACCGAAACTTCACCGGGCCAGGAAGTCCATGTTCAAGTCCAGCTCTTCCCAGGTACGTGACAGGGAATGCCGGGCTGCCGCACAGCGGGAACTTGGGaacgagctggagtaa